The sequence below is a genomic window from Haematobia irritans isolate KBUSLIRL chromosome 3, ASM5000362v1, whole genome shotgun sequence.
CATATGCAAGGCAAAGCATCACTTACGTGATTGCAAAGAGTTCAGGGCGATGCGCATTGAACGAAGGCTGCGTACCGTAGCGCTTCATAAATGTTGTGGTAATTGCCTTGACGCCACACACTTTGTTCGTGACTGTCCCAGTCTACACAGGTGTAAGCACTGTAACGGTGACCATCACACCATGCTGCATAATCATGCAAAGAATAGCGCTGATCGGTCCCGCCCTGCTACAAAGTCTGCTCCCAGACAAAAATCCGGAGTTCCTCCAAAACCTGGTAGATCCTCTATTCGTCCGCATATTACGTCTGACCCTTCTGTCCGATCTTATCAGCCGTCAACTTCATCAGCTCCCCGACCCGTAATGGCGATTCAGCCCGTTGCTACGCTCGGGCCGACAATGGTCATTCAGCTAGAGTTGAATGATCGGCGAGTTCCTGTCCGGGCGCTTTTGGACCCTTGCGCAGGTCTTAGTCTAATTTGTCGGTCATTGGCCGAGGAACTTCGGCTAAGTCCTGTAGCAGTGGGTCCAGAAGTGTTCTGTCAGGTCTCAGTCGCATCATCACATGACCCATCGCAACGATTAGGGGTATCGGCAAGAATTGTGGATTTGACCCACATAACTTCTCCTTCGGAGTCCGTGAATCCTGCCCTAAAGGATCACTTTGCCGGGCTACAGTTAGCTGACCCGCATTTTTATCAAGCTTCACATGTAGCGATTGTCCTTGGTCCAGAGGTCTACCACAAAATAATGAGGCCACAAACATATTCTAGCCC
It includes:
- the LOC142231934 gene encoding uncharacterized protein LOC142231934; its protein translation is MSSTPAFRHPSFFCHSLLRLSRFYEGKGYANQQQQQTIDDHHPLRGIFNLLHINIIILSTTKMENIAKMASTLPDFEDDVPMSDEEREIDPTIAPLADVSTISTTADPATLADLSTNKNPLTTAPGVPPGELSVASPPLSAPVRKNQGSNIQRGRRECVICKAKHHLRDCKEFRAMRIERRLRTVALHKCCGNCLDATHFVRDCPSLHRCKHCNGDHHTMLHNHAKNSADRSRPATKSAPRQKSGVPPKPGRSSIRPHITSDPSVRSYQPSTSSAPRPVMAIQPVATLGPTMVIQLELNDRRVPVRALLDPCAGLSLICRSLAEELRLSPVAVGPEVFCQVSVASSHDPSQRLGVSARIVDLTHITSPSESVNPALKDHFAGLQLADPHFYQASHVAIVLGPEVYHKIMRPQTYSSPGFPWAQLTMFGWVISGPCNI